A stretch of Bradyrhizobium sp. AZCC 2262 DNA encodes these proteins:
- a CDS encoding zinc-binding dehydrogenase, with protein sequence MVDQTSLGLRSLVKQDGSLELSLAQVTVSPPKNDEVIVRVEATPINPSDLGLLLAGGDVSSAKVSGKGSQTVLTAPIAPVVMRALVARIGKPMPVGLEGAGVVIGAGASREAQALIGKTVSTFVGGMYGQLRKVRAADCLVLPAGIKPEEAASAFVNPLTALGMVETARREGHKGLVHTAAASNLGQMLNRLCQADGIPLVNIVRSEEQVQILKSLGAKHIVNSAQASFRDDLISALKATGATLAFDAIGGGKLAGQILNAMEAVAAGASADTYNMYGSSVHKQVYVYGTLDPSPIELARGSGMVWGIGGWLLFHFLTKVGPEVEARLKARVASEIRTTFASRYSRTISLLEALDPDVIAAYGRRATGEKFLINPNLAIE encoded by the coding sequence TTGGTCGATCAAACAAGTCTGGGGTTACGTTCGCTGGTGAAGCAGGACGGATCACTCGAACTATCGCTCGCTCAGGTGACCGTGTCGCCGCCGAAGAACGACGAGGTGATCGTTCGCGTCGAGGCCACGCCGATCAATCCTTCCGACCTCGGGCTCTTGCTCGCGGGCGGCGACGTCAGTTCAGCGAAGGTATCGGGAAAAGGCAGCCAGACGGTGCTCACGGCGCCGATTGCGCCCGTGGTGATGCGCGCGCTTGTCGCGCGAATCGGCAAGCCGATGCCCGTCGGTCTGGAAGGAGCAGGCGTCGTGATAGGCGCCGGCGCGTCGCGCGAAGCCCAGGCGCTGATCGGGAAGACCGTGTCGACCTTTGTCGGGGGGATGTATGGACAACTCCGGAAAGTCAGGGCCGCCGACTGCTTGGTTTTGCCCGCCGGAATCAAGCCGGAAGAGGCGGCGTCCGCCTTCGTCAATCCGCTGACCGCGCTTGGTATGGTGGAGACCGCGAGAAGGGAGGGACACAAGGGCCTGGTGCATACGGCAGCGGCGTCGAATCTCGGCCAAATGCTAAACCGACTCTGCCAGGCGGATGGGATTCCACTGGTGAACATCGTCCGCAGCGAAGAGCAAGTCCAGATATTGAAGAGCCTTGGGGCAAAGCATATCGTCAACTCGGCGCAGGCAAGCTTCAGGGACGATTTGATCTCGGCTCTCAAGGCGACGGGCGCAACCCTCGCCTTTGACGCCATCGGCGGAGGCAAGCTCGCCGGCCAGATCCTCAATGCGATGGAGGCGGTCGCTGCCGGCGCGTCCGCAGATACGTACAACATGTACGGTTCTTCCGTTCACAAGCAGGTCTACGTCTATGGTACCCTCGATCCCTCGCCGATTGAGCTGGCGCGTGGCTCCGGCATGGTGTGGGGTATCGGCGGCTGGCTGCTCTTTCACTTCCTGACCAAGGTGGGTCCGGAGGTGGAGGCCCGGTTGAAAGCACGGGTTGCCAGTGAAATCAGGACGACCTTTGCCAGCCGCTACAGCCGCACCATCTCCCTGCTTGAGGCGCTCGATCCCGACGTCATCGCGGCCTACGGCCGCCGGGCGACGGGTGAAAAATTCCTGATCAACCCGAACCTGGCCATCGAGTAG
- a CDS encoding serine hydrolase domain-containing protein, translated as MDESKLILLRRSIETDIEKWVSDGSVVLVARGGRIVMHEAIGYSDKRSGRKAKINDVLPIMSLTKQLTAAALFRFIDRGQVALTTRIAEVIPEFGKNGKERVTVREALSHQAGLPMQHPVEQWRDGNEAYVARICELPLEPAPEGVANYHAGAAHAILGEVMRRLDEKKRPIHQIMAEELFQPTGMIDTALSLKGRSDLAKRLAPIAVRDDSPDALPAHDIEQIAEICAEVDFLAGGAFSTAYDQFRFAEMLRLAGKIDDVRVLSPAIIEAATTIQSGSKLHGLFMVAAERDHTDAFPANIGLSLYVGGEGIFVTNMGTLSSPRTFAGSGFGGQLFCVDPKRELTFVHLVCGYPQLYGARKRSQRIADLIISSVVD; from the coding sequence ATGGACGAATCGAAGCTCATCTTGCTTCGAAGATCGATCGAAACCGATATTGAGAAGTGGGTGTCCGACGGCTCTGTGGTCCTGGTCGCCCGCGGCGGTCGTATCGTCATGCATGAAGCGATTGGTTACTCGGACAAGCGCAGCGGCCGGAAAGCAAAAATCAACGACGTCCTGCCGATCATGTCGCTCACGAAGCAACTGACGGCCGCCGCACTCTTTCGGTTCATTGATCGAGGCCAGGTTGCGTTGACCACGCGGATCGCGGAAGTGATCCCGGAGTTTGGCAAGAATGGCAAGGAGCGGGTGACCGTTCGGGAGGCTCTGAGTCATCAGGCCGGTCTGCCGATGCAGCACCCGGTGGAGCAGTGGCGCGACGGTAACGAAGCATATGTCGCCCGAATTTGCGAGCTACCGCTCGAGCCAGCGCCGGAAGGGGTGGCAAACTACCACGCCGGAGCGGCGCACGCGATTCTCGGCGAGGTCATGCGGAGGCTGGATGAGAAAAAGCGACCCATCCATCAGATTATGGCCGAGGAGCTCTTTCAACCCACCGGAATGATTGACACGGCGTTGTCGTTGAAAGGGCGAAGTGACCTCGCCAAGCGATTGGCTCCGATTGCCGTACGGGACGACTCACCCGACGCGCTTCCGGCACATGATATTGAGCAAATCGCGGAAATCTGCGCCGAAGTTGATTTTCTCGCCGGGGGCGCTTTCTCGACGGCATACGACCAGTTTCGGTTTGCTGAGATGCTGCGACTTGCGGGCAAAATCGATGATGTGCGCGTTCTTTCTCCAGCGATCATAGAGGCCGCGACGACAATCCAGTCCGGCAGCAAGCTTCACGGCCTGTTCATGGTGGCGGCCGAGCGGGACCATACCGATGCGTTCCCGGCCAACATCGGCCTTTCACTCTATGTTGGTGGCGAGGGAATTTTCGTTACGAACATGGGTACGCTCAGTTCACCCCGGACTTTTGCCGGGTCTGGCTTCGGAGGGCAATTGTTTTGCGTGGATCCCAAGCGCGAGTTGACGTTCGTTCACCTCGTATGCGGCTATCCACAGCTCTACGGCGCGCGAAAACGATCGCAACGCATCGCGGATCTGATCATTTCGTCGGTGGTGGATTAG
- a CDS encoding alpha/beta fold hydrolase, with protein sequence MAKSPDVILVHGAWADGSSWAKVIPLLAARGHSVTAVQLPLTSLGDDVATVKRAIALTAGPIILAGHSYGGAVISEAGNDPKVEALVYIAAFAPDAGESAGSLGASVEPAPLGAEVRPDAEGYLKLTQSGVSDSFAQDLTDTEKLVLYSAQSPTAGAALGGTVSAPAWRGKTCRYLVATNDRAIQPALQRSMAKRLNAAVVEVAANHVAMLSHPQEVASLIAG encoded by the coding sequence ATGGCGAAGTCACCAGATGTAATTCTAGTGCACGGTGCTTGGGCAGACGGGTCGAGCTGGGCGAAGGTGATCCCGCTCCTTGCCGCCAGAGGTCACTCGGTCACCGCCGTGCAGCTTCCCCTGACGTCACTCGGCGACGACGTGGCGACGGTTAAGCGGGCTATCGCGCTTACGGCGGGTCCAATCATCCTGGCCGGCCACTCCTATGGCGGCGCCGTCATCTCCGAGGCCGGAAACGACCCGAAGGTCGAGGCACTCGTGTACATCGCGGCCTTCGCCCCGGACGCGGGTGAGTCGGCAGGATCTCTCGGTGCGAGCGTCGAGCCCGCGCCGCTGGGTGCGGAAGTCCGCCCTGACGCGGAGGGGTATCTGAAGCTCACCCAATCGGGCGTGAGCGACTCCTTTGCGCAGGATCTGACCGACACGGAAAAGCTGGTCCTCTACTCCGCCCAGTCGCCAACAGCAGGTGCTGCGTTGGGTGGAACAGTGTCCGCGCCGGCATGGCGCGGCAAGACGTGTCGCTATCTCGTCGCAACGAACGACCGCGCCATCCAGCCCGCCCTGCAGCGGAGCATGGCCAAGCGCCTCAACGCGGCGGTTGTTGAGGTTGCCGCCAACCATGTCGCGATGCTGTCACATCCGCAAGAAGTGGCGTCGCTGATAGCCGGATAA
- a CDS encoding enoyl-CoA hydratase/isomerase family protein produces the protein MAEDAGPLRVVEESPAYWRVVFDYPPFNIVDATLYQALQGLLAHMDASPSLRVVVFESANPEFFLAHFDLTGKIGNITTAVGPSGLPILTDTFVRITRSPVASIAKIRGCVRGVSSEFVLACDMRFASRENTSLGQPEVGVGLHPGGGGTERLPPLVGRGRALEIVLGANDFDGDTAAQYGYVNRALPDEELDGFVDALARRIATFDARAIAAAKRLINQVSLPSADNLLSALNSFQTALTWPETLQRVEALLKQGLQKDRNFESQWPAMLGSLLEK, from the coding sequence GTGGCAGAGGATGCTGGGCCGCTGCGGGTTGTTGAAGAATCGCCCGCATACTGGCGAGTCGTGTTCGACTATCCGCCTTTCAACATCGTCGATGCCACGTTGTACCAAGCCTTGCAGGGCTTGCTGGCGCACATGGACGCGAGCCCCAGCCTGCGTGTCGTCGTCTTCGAAAGCGCAAATCCTGAGTTCTTCCTCGCCCACTTCGACCTGACCGGCAAGATCGGCAATATCACGACCGCGGTCGGACCTTCCGGGTTGCCGATCCTGACAGACACATTCGTGCGCATCACCAGATCTCCGGTGGCCAGCATCGCGAAGATTCGAGGCTGCGTCCGTGGGGTCAGCAGCGAATTCGTGCTCGCCTGCGATATGCGTTTTGCGTCGCGCGAGAACACGTCGCTGGGCCAACCGGAAGTCGGAGTTGGCTTGCATCCCGGCGGCGGCGGCACCGAGCGCCTCCCGCCTCTGGTCGGCCGCGGCCGCGCGCTCGAAATCGTTCTTGGCGCCAACGACTTCGACGGCGATACCGCGGCACAATATGGGTACGTCAACCGCGCGCTTCCGGATGAAGAGCTCGACGGCTTTGTCGATGCACTTGCACGACGGATCGCCACCTTCGATGCGCGCGCGATCGCGGCGGCAAAGCGTCTTATCAATCAGGTGTCATTGCCGTCCGCTGACAATCTTCTCAGCGCCCTCAACTCGTTTCAAACCGCATTAACCTGGCCTGAGACGCTGCAGAGAGTTGAAGCCCTGCTTAAGCAGGGTCTCCAAAAGGACAGAAACTTCGAGAGCCAATGGCCCGCAATGCTCGGCTCGCTCCTTGAGAAATAG
- a CDS encoding GlxA family transcriptional regulator: MPRLGLLLPKGFSVMSFAPISAFEAANLVAGERFYDLRILSETGEPLTNSLGWTMNTEPLGESSFDTLMVGSAPDLVPPSPRTVAYLREAVSTTRRITSVCIAAFTLAEAGILDGRRATTHWLRAEELGRRFPKITVEMDRIFIADGPVWTSAGMTAGIDLALGLIERDLGQQAAQRTARVLVVHHRRAGGQSQHSAMLQLDAKSDRVQIALAFAKQNLREPLTVELLADAARLSPRQFSRVFRTETGLSPAKAIENLRLEAARFMLEQGRLPIEEIARETGFGDRERMRRSFLRTFGATPQALRNAAHPLATI, from the coding sequence ATTCCGCGGCTTGGGCTCCTCTTGCCGAAAGGCTTCAGCGTGATGAGCTTCGCGCCGATCTCGGCATTTGAAGCAGCCAATCTCGTTGCCGGCGAGCGCTTCTATGATCTCCGAATTCTGTCGGAAACGGGTGAGCCACTTACAAACTCGCTCGGCTGGACGATGAATACCGAACCGCTGGGCGAGAGCAGTTTTGACACGCTCATGGTGGGCTCGGCGCCGGATTTGGTGCCGCCATCGCCACGCACGGTTGCCTATTTGCGCGAGGCCGTATCAACGACAAGGCGTATCACCTCAGTCTGCATTGCAGCGTTCACGCTGGCGGAAGCGGGCATTCTGGACGGCCGGCGCGCAACCACGCACTGGTTGCGTGCCGAGGAACTTGGCAGGCGATTCCCCAAGATCACCGTCGAAATGGATCGGATATTCATTGCCGACGGTCCCGTGTGGACGTCCGCTGGGATGACGGCCGGGATTGATCTCGCGCTCGGTCTTATTGAACGCGACTTAGGCCAGCAGGCAGCGCAACGCACCGCGAGGGTGCTTGTCGTCCATCATCGCCGCGCCGGCGGTCAATCGCAGCATTCCGCGATGCTGCAGCTCGATGCCAAATCTGATCGCGTTCAAATTGCACTGGCCTTCGCAAAGCAGAACCTTCGCGAACCGCTGACGGTCGAGTTGTTGGCCGATGCCGCCCGACTAAGCCCTCGACAATTTAGTCGCGTGTTCCGGACAGAGACCGGCCTTTCGCCGGCGAAGGCAATTGAAAACCTGCGCCTCGAGGCCGCGAGGTTCATGCTCGAGCAAGGCCGGCTGCCAATCGAGGAAATTGCTCGCGAGACGGGATTTGGCGATCGCGAGCGAATGCGGCGCAGTTTCCTTCGTACCTTCGGTGCCACGCCCCAAGCCCTTCGCAACGCGGCGCACCCGCTGGCGACCATCTAA
- a CDS encoding tautomerase family protein, whose protein sequence is MPTFHAHIPAKRFTSQEKRALADALNLALHEALGTPMDDRFIIISEHGEDELFIHPTFPGLQRSERRIIVTVTFGTSRTTEQKRKLAELISRYAVEKVGLGEDDVNLLMYAVPLENMSFGRGKLISDIDLAMPWVR, encoded by the coding sequence ATGCCCACGTTCCACGCACATATCCCCGCAAAGAGGTTCACAAGCCAGGAAAAGCGCGCTCTTGCCGATGCGCTCAACCTTGCTCTCCACGAAGCGCTCGGCACACCCATGGACGATCGTTTCATCATCATCAGCGAGCACGGTGAAGACGAACTCTTCATCCACCCGACCTTCCCTGGTCTGCAGCGGTCGGAGCGACGGATCATCGTGACAGTAACTTTCGGTACCAGCCGGACGACCGAACAGAAGCGTAAGCTCGCCGAACTCATCAGCCGCTATGCCGTCGAGAAGGTCGGCTTAGGCGAGGATGACGTCAATCTCCTCATGTACGCGGTTCCGCTCGAGAACATGAGCTTTGGTCGCGGCAAGCTGATCTCCGATATCGATCTTGCCATGCCTTGGGTCAGGTAG
- a CDS encoding alkene reductase produces the protein MPTLFDSFRIGALELPNRIVMALLTRMRAFEERAPGPLNLEHYVQRASAGLILTEATSVAPHGVGYPNTPGLWSELQVQRWTQIVAAVQQAGGRIVSQLWHVGRISDPVYLNGEKPVAPSAIAAGGHVSMLRPQKSYEVPRALDTDEIPDIVDDFRKAAANAKRAGFDGIELHAANGYLFDQFLHDGSNTRNDRYGGPVVNRVRFLLETVDSLLKVWPADRIGVHLNLISSSHSMKDSDPAALFGCVAEQLSERKLAFIFGRESLEGDTPRLAPLLRQKFKGAFIANEGLTQDTAERVIAAGEADAAAFGKLYIANPDLVERFRRKAPLNPLNSATIYSGDANGYHDYPILDTRRDRA, from the coding sequence ATGCCTACACTATTTGATAGTTTCAGAATCGGGGCCCTGGAGCTGCCGAACCGGATTGTCATGGCACTCCTGACTCGAATGCGTGCGTTCGAGGAGCGAGCGCCGGGGCCGTTGAACCTGGAACACTATGTTCAGCGTGCAAGCGCGGGTCTCATCTTGACCGAAGCGACATCCGTGGCTCCCCATGGCGTCGGCTATCCCAACACACCGGGCCTTTGGTCGGAATTGCAGGTGCAGCGCTGGACGCAGATAGTGGCGGCGGTCCAACAGGCGGGCGGCAGGATCGTCTCGCAGCTCTGGCATGTGGGACGTATCTCGGATCCGGTCTACCTGAATGGCGAAAAACCCGTTGCGCCGAGCGCGATCGCTGCAGGTGGCCACGTCAGCATGCTTCGGCCGCAAAAATCTTATGAAGTACCACGTGCACTCGATACCGACGAAATTCCGGACATTGTCGACGATTTCCGCAAGGCTGCGGCGAACGCGAAACGTGCCGGCTTCGACGGTATCGAACTGCACGCGGCCAACGGATACCTCTTCGATCAATTCCTGCATGATGGCTCGAACACGCGGAACGACCGGTACGGCGGGCCCGTGGTCAACCGAGTCCGCTTCCTCCTGGAGACGGTCGATAGCCTCTTGAAGGTGTGGCCGGCCGACCGTATCGGCGTGCACCTCAATCTGATTTCCTCTTCGCACTCCATGAAGGATTCCGATCCGGCAGCGTTGTTCGGCTGCGTCGCGGAGCAACTCAGCGAGCGCAAGCTGGCCTTTATCTTCGGGCGGGAGTCGCTTGAAGGCGATACGCCGCGGCTTGCGCCGCTGCTCCGGCAAAAATTCAAGGGTGCCTTCATCGCCAACGAAGGTCTCACCCAGGACACTGCCGAGCGTGTCATCGCCGCCGGCGAAGCCGATGCTGCCGCCTTTGGCAAACTTTACATCGCAAATCCAGATCTGGTCGAGCGTTTCCGTCGAAAGGCGCCTCTCAATCCGTTGAACAGCGCGACAATCTACTCGGGCGATGCAAACGGCTACCACGACTATCCGATCCTGGACACGCGGAGGGACCGCGCTTGA
- a CDS encoding xanthine dehydrogenase family protein molybdopterin-binding subunit — MNMEQHCLNHGAGALLSRRAFLEGVGTTTFLLAFQLPIGGARAKESPARPGQFNAFLAIGEDDIVTAIVAQTEGGQGNSTGMTQVIAAELGAAWPQMRYLLTTERRPEYINPMLYEGLVLTAGSSSIPGFYGAMRQAAAATREMLVAAAARRLGARPDEFSVAESKVTHSPSARHFTFGQLAADAAKEQVPAKPQLRARNELHLIGQRLDRLDVPAKVNGSARFGLDLEAPDMLYAAVRHGPAYGSTVTQIDDAKAKSMPGVRLVMAVPQGVAVVADQYWQAAKALAEVRETYASHPNSEASSATVEAALRRGLEQPGVPTMGSHGDVPAAMKSAAKILDAEFSMPFLSHACMEPVSCTARIGDQVELWLSTKSPSLDAGHAARALGIDPSSIVVHNEYQGGDFGRRSGMEHTTEAVLLAKATGRSVKVVWTREEDLRVDQHRTAFLGHARLGLGADGMPVAYEAKIACDGLWQRLFPWFYAKKKPVDLPTFDLVGSSYGIPNEAGTYVNVPLPVRIGAFRGNNDTHNGFMLESMIDDAAREAGIDPLTYRRRLLTKDARSTAVLDRAAAIAGWGKTAAGHHQGVAFWQSDFYRCRLAVIVEVSGTADALKVERLVGVCDSGLAINPMLAERAVEAGMIFGLSNAMSERITLSGGAPEQTNFDTYQLLRIDQAPDITVEIISVGDEPGSFGEVGTMPICSALGNAIVSATSKRIRTTPFGGNGVTFV; from the coding sequence ATGAACATGGAACAACACTGCTTAAACCATGGCGCTGGAGCATTGCTGAGCCGGCGGGCCTTCCTCGAGGGGGTCGGTACGACCACCTTTCTTCTCGCCTTCCAGCTCCCGATCGGCGGCGCCCGCGCGAAGGAATCACCGGCGCGCCCGGGTCAATTCAACGCCTTTCTTGCGATCGGCGAGGACGACATCGTTACGGCGATCGTTGCTCAAACCGAGGGCGGACAAGGGAACTCCACCGGGATGACTCAGGTGATCGCTGCGGAGCTGGGCGCCGCCTGGCCACAGATGCGATATCTGCTCACTACAGAACGACGGCCGGAATACATCAATCCCATGCTCTACGAGGGGCTTGTCCTCACTGCGGGGAGTTCTTCGATCCCGGGTTTCTACGGCGCGATGCGTCAGGCCGCTGCAGCCACGCGGGAAATGCTTGTCGCGGCCGCTGCGAGGCGATTGGGCGCAAGACCTGACGAGTTTTCCGTCGCCGAGTCCAAAGTCACGCATTCGCCATCTGCCCGCCATTTCACTTTCGGACAACTCGCCGCTGACGCAGCCAAGGAGCAAGTTCCCGCGAAACCTCAACTCCGCGCTCGAAACGAGCTTCATCTGATCGGTCAGCGGCTAGACCGGTTGGACGTGCCCGCGAAGGTCAATGGAAGCGCTCGCTTCGGATTGGACCTTGAAGCGCCGGACATGCTCTACGCGGCTGTCAGACACGGCCCAGCCTACGGGTCGACGGTGACGCAGATCGATGACGCCAAGGCCAAATCCATGCCGGGAGTCAGACTGGTCATGGCGGTGCCGCAAGGCGTCGCCGTCGTTGCTGACCAGTATTGGCAGGCCGCCAAGGCGTTGGCTGAGGTACGGGAGACCTATGCAAGTCATCCGAACAGCGAAGCCTCTTCCGCAACGGTCGAGGCTGCGCTGCGACGGGGATTGGAGCAGCCCGGCGTTCCGACGATGGGAAGCCACGGAGATGTCCCCGCCGCCATGAAATCCGCCGCGAAAATCCTCGATGCGGAGTTTTCGATGCCATTCCTTTCGCACGCTTGCATGGAGCCGGTGTCATGCACCGCGCGGATCGGCGACCAAGTGGAGTTGTGGCTTTCCACTAAGTCTCCGAGCCTGGATGCCGGCCATGCGGCGCGCGCGCTCGGCATCGACCCGTCATCCATCGTGGTTCACAACGAGTATCAGGGCGGCGACTTCGGCCGACGCTCCGGCATGGAACACACGACCGAAGCGGTGCTGCTGGCGAAGGCGACCGGGCGGTCCGTGAAAGTCGTTTGGACACGCGAAGAGGACTTGAGGGTCGATCAGCACCGGACGGCATTCTTGGGCCACGCGCGCCTGGGACTCGGCGCTGACGGGATGCCGGTTGCTTACGAAGCGAAAATTGCTTGCGATGGACTTTGGCAGCGACTCTTTCCCTGGTTCTACGCCAAGAAGAAGCCTGTGGACCTGCCGACGTTTGACCTTGTAGGCAGCTCCTACGGCATTCCGAATGAGGCGGGAACCTACGTCAACGTTCCACTTCCCGTCCGAATCGGCGCCTTTCGCGGCAACAACGATACACACAACGGCTTCATGCTGGAGTCGATGATCGACGATGCGGCCCGCGAGGCGGGAATAGATCCGCTTACGTACCGCCGCAGACTACTCACAAAGGACGCGCGAAGTACCGCCGTACTCGACCGAGCCGCGGCAATTGCCGGCTGGGGCAAGACTGCTGCGGGCCATCATCAGGGCGTGGCGTTCTGGCAGTCAGACTTCTACCGTTGCCGGCTCGCCGTGATTGTGGAGGTCTCCGGAACGGCCGACGCCCTCAAGGTGGAACGGCTCGTCGGCGTCTGTGACTCCGGTCTCGCAATCAACCCGATGCTCGCTGAGCGAGCGGTCGAAGCGGGAATGATTTTTGGCCTGAGCAATGCGATGAGCGAGCGCATCACGCTCTCGGGTGGAGCGCCCGAGCAGACCAACTTCGATACCTATCAGCTTCTCCGGATCGACCAGGCTCCCGACATCACCGTCGAGATCATCTCTGTCGGCGATGAGCCCGGCAGCTTCGGCGAGGTCGGCACGATGCCGATCTGTTCGGCTCTGGGCAATGCGATCGTCTCCGCAACCAGCAAGCGCATTCGGACCACGCCCTTCGGCGGCAATGGAGTCACCTTCGTTTGA
- a CDS encoding NADP-dependent oxidoreductase has product MDPYRQVVLAARPKGLPRAADFRLETGPMPEPLEGQVLVATKFLSLDPYMRGRMNDAESYAPPVNVGGVMEGEVVAEVVRSRHPSFSRGELVQGRIGWRTHAAVAPRDLQRVETGLNPPETSLGVLGMPGFTAYAGLQAIGQPKPGETVVVSSAAGAVGSVVGQLAQLAGARAVGIAGGAAKCAYVRDELGFDAVVDHKALGLSKALAAACPDGIDVYFENVGGPTWNAVLPLLNRYARVPVCGLIAHYNGDAPVEPNSVAETMLAILRRSLLIRGFINTEFAPQLYRAFLAEITPLVHSGRIRYREHVVEGLDAAPQAFIGMLEGHNLGKTLVRVS; this is encoded by the coding sequence ATGGATCCCTACAGACAGGTGGTTTTGGCGGCGCGGCCGAAGGGCTTACCTCGGGCGGCTGATTTTCGTCTGGAAACCGGTCCAATGCCCGAGCCGCTTGAGGGACAGGTTCTCGTGGCGACGAAGTTTCTTTCGCTGGATCCCTACATGCGCGGACGCATGAACGACGCCGAGTCCTATGCCCCACCAGTCAACGTCGGCGGTGTTATGGAGGGGGAGGTCGTCGCTGAGGTCGTTCGTTCGCGGCATCCATCCTTTAGCCGTGGAGAGCTTGTCCAGGGGCGGATCGGCTGGCGCACACATGCGGCGGTCGCACCGCGAGACCTGCAAAGGGTGGAGACCGGGCTTAACCCTCCCGAGACCTCACTGGGTGTCCTGGGAATGCCTGGGTTCACTGCCTATGCAGGCCTTCAGGCCATCGGGCAACCCAAACCAGGAGAGACAGTCGTCGTCTCGTCCGCGGCAGGCGCAGTTGGATCCGTGGTCGGTCAACTGGCCCAACTAGCGGGCGCCCGCGCCGTCGGCATCGCCGGAGGCGCGGCAAAGTGCGCGTACGTGCGCGACGAGCTTGGATTCGACGCCGTCGTTGACCACAAGGCCCTCGGCCTCTCAAAGGCGCTCGCGGCTGCATGCCCCGACGGGATCGACGTCTACTTCGAGAACGTTGGCGGACCGACCTGGAACGCGGTCTTGCCGCTCCTGAACCGCTACGCCCGCGTTCCTGTCTGCGGCTTGATCGCTCATTACAACGGGGACGCACCGGTCGAGCCGAATTCTGTCGCGGAGACGATGTTGGCGATCCTCCGGCGAAGCCTGCTGATCAGGGGCTTCATCAACACTGAATTCGCGCCACAACTCTATCGAGCTTTCCTCGCGGAGATAACCCCGTTGGTCCACTCTGGACGCATTCGCTATCGGGAGCATGTTGTCGAGGGCTTGGACGCGGCCCCACAGGCATTCATCGGCATGCTCGAGGGACACAACCTTGGCAAAACGCTTGTCCGGGTTTCCTGA
- a CDS encoding c-type cytochrome → MKDAAFYVILTAALLAESGAAAAQDSAAGKAVFGKCQACHAVGTGAKNKLGPELNGLAGRKAGAVAGYQYSPALKTSGFAWDQASFAAFMQNPKTKIPGNKMVFAGMKDQAEIASLWTYFTRFNADGSSK, encoded by the coding sequence ATGAAAGATGCAGCTTTCTACGTCATTCTTACGGCCGCGCTCCTCGCAGAATCTGGCGCTGCGGCAGCGCAGGACAGCGCGGCAGGCAAAGCCGTGTTTGGAAAATGCCAAGCTTGTCACGCTGTCGGTACGGGGGCCAAGAACAAGTTGGGCCCTGAGCTCAACGGGTTGGCTGGCCGCAAAGCCGGAGCAGTCGCGGGATACCAGTATTCACCCGCGTTGAAAACCTCTGGCTTCGCCTGGGATCAAGCAAGCTTCGCCGCCTTCATGCAGAACCCGAAAACGAAAATTCCCGGCAACAAAATGGTTTTCGCGGGCATGAAAGATCAGGCCGAAATCGCGAGCCTATGGACCTATTTCACACGGTTCAACGCGGATGGTAGCTCCAAGTGA
- a CDS encoding (2Fe-2S)-binding protein, which produces MKLMVNGQERVLEGVDPTMPLLWAIRDLLGLKGTKFGCGQALCGACTVHMDGQPVRSCQTALADVGDGKVTTIEAIAGRVAEAVRSAWIKNNVPQCGYCQSGQIMSAVALLESNPKPSRDDVNSAMSGNLCRCGTYPRIRAAIADASNSLG; this is translated from the coding sequence ATGAAGCTCATGGTCAACGGACAGGAGCGGGTCCTGGAGGGGGTTGACCCTACGATGCCTCTCTTGTGGGCCATCCGAGACCTCCTTGGTCTGAAAGGAACGAAGTTCGGGTGCGGGCAGGCGCTCTGCGGCGCCTGCACCGTCCACATGGACGGGCAGCCAGTCCGTTCGTGCCAAACCGCTCTTGCCGATGTCGGAGACGGCAAAGTCACCACGATCGAAGCGATAGCCGGGCGCGTTGCGGAGGCTGTCAGGTCAGCGTGGATCAAGAACAACGTGCCTCAGTGCGGTTATTGCCAGTCCGGGCAGATCATGTCAGCGGTCGCATTGCTCGAGTCCAACCCGAAACCCTCGCGTGATGACGTCAACTCCGCGATGAGCGGAAACCTCTGTCGATGCGGCACGTATCCGCGAATTCGCGCCGCGATCGCAGACGCCTCGAATTCTCTCGGATAA